In Pseudomonadota bacterium, the DNA window TAAGTTTTTTTAAACTTACACATAAAAAAATTCTCGTAAAGGATTAATATAATAGAAGCTAACACGCTCTTCTTCACAAAGGTTCTATGAAGATGAATGTGTTGGCTTCTAAAATTTATGCCATATCGGATTTTTTGTTATTTAACCTGCATATGGGTAACAACATTCCGAACGCCTTTAATGCTTTTTGCGATTTGAATAGCACGCCGAAGTTCTTGCTGATTTTGAGCAATGCCAAGTAAGTAAACATCACCGTTAAACGTTGTCACACTATAATTGTTTGAATGTATACCATTAGCACCTATGAGGCTTGCGCGTACTTTTGTTGAAATCCAAGTATCATTTGCAGCATTTTCAAATGAATGAGGTTCGCCTACTTTAATTTCGTCATAAACGGCTTTAACTCCTTTTACTTGCCAAGCGAGAATGACTGCTTCTGCACGTGTT includes these proteins:
- a CDS encoding BON domain-containing protein, which encodes MNITYKIIESCLCFVGGLSLLSGCGPALVGGGAGVVDMATQDRGVEGVLSDTEIRSKIDAAWLQKDPKLFTHIGLAVQDGYVLLTGSVLDSKTRAEAVILAWQVKGVKAVYDEIKVGEPHSFENAANDTWISTKVRASLIGANGIHSNNYSVTTFNGDVYLLGIAQNQQELRRAIQIAKSIKGVRNVVTHMQVK